In Daphnia pulex isolate KAP4 chromosome 7, ASM2113471v1, one genomic interval encodes:
- the LOC124198594 gene encoding inositol hexakisphosphate and diphosphoinositol-pentakisphosphate kinase-like isoform X9 has protein sequence MEKEYVDTGKQVVAGICAMAKKSNSKPMREILARLDEFDYIKTIIFPEETILKEPVDKWPVCDCLISFHSKGFPLDKAVAYAELVRPYTINNLRKQFDLQDRRKVYGILRRAGIALPRFAILDRDSPDPSQHSLIESEDHVEVNGTVFNKPFVEKPVSAEDHNIYIYYPTSAGGGSQRLFRKIGSRSSVYSPESKVRKNGSYIYEDFIPTDGADVKVYTVGPDYAHAEARKSPALDGKVERDHEGKEIRYPVILSNLEKLIARKVCLAFNQTVCGFDLLRANGRSFVCDVNGFSFVKNSAKYYDDCARILGNMILRRLAPTLHIPWALPFQLDDPPIVPTTFGKMMELRCVVAVIRHGDRTPKQKMKMEVRHPRFFALWASYESEVNGRHLKLKKPAQLQEVLDIARFLLSEVEAGSADRELEEKRGKLEQLKTVLEMYGHFSGINRKVQLKYQPRGRPQSGCSEEDTHNEPSLLLILKWGGELTPAGRVQAEELGRIFRCMYPGGQGNQGLGLLRLHSTYRHDLKIYASDEGRVQMTAAAFAKGLLALEGELTPILFQMVKSANTNGLLDNDGEASSLQHMVKSRLQELLQMDRELTENEHREINPCGARSIEAALHVIGNPVQCCVKVYELVCKLVEIVRSKRDDPKTKNGMLYHGETWELMARRWGKLEKDFKLRENPFEFDISKIPDIYDCIKYDIQHNQAALKFNHAQELYMLVKALADVVIPQEYGLSDQDKLAIGQGICNPLMRKIRADLQRNIEEDLPMSDESVNRLDPRYSHGVSSPGRHVRTRLYFTSESHLHSLLTVLRFGGLVEGGEGADEQWRRAMEYVSQISELNYMSQVVIMLYEDQTKDPTSEQRFHVELHFSPGVNCCVQKNLPPGPGFRTHHRNSSPTETSPNKSCPTSIPPGSSVCSPNCTRIEEEDLDIADVVDHSEQPKHSFLNLSVPVRTSRTSSGSESPSITPPNTLKIPIITSEPIPIRNSPGRNPLDSPHLSFPPTSNSSPSLMDVPGGLIMNSSNSSCASQHTPPRSYRVSKSPDFEPQGPRAKAHTISGVGVAAPTRSLDLDEDSDSMRRHRHSIPGHLNVLMTQRQSVVAKRKLSQHQHQHPALFSTAVISGSSSAPELTAILPSTGTAMGLGLANLAAIDPCVSVGVPAIRPLETLHNGLSLKQLDQFLEQMTTLQPLCSPLPGVVTSNPFKDL, from the exons ATGGAAAAGGAATACGTTGACACCGGTAAGCAGGTCGTGGCCGGCATTTGTGCCATGGCAAAAAAGTCTAATTCGAAACCGATGAGAGAAATTTTGGCAAGACTCGATGAATTTGATTACATTAAAACTATAATCTTTCCCGAAGAAACCATCTTGAAG GAGCCCGTTGACAAATGGCCAGTTTGTGATTGTTTAATATCGTTCCATTCAAAAGGCTTTCCATTGGACAAAGCTGTGGCTTACGCCGAGCTTGTTCGCCCATACACGATCAACAATTTGCGAAAACAATTTGATCTGCAG GATCGCAGAAAAGTTTATGGGATCTTGCGGCGGGCCGGGATCGCTTTACCTCGCTTTGCTATCCTAGATCGAGATTCCCCAGATCCAAGCC AACACTCGCTGATCGAATCAGAGGATCACGTTGAGGTTAACGGGACAGTTTTCAATAAACCATTTGTGGAAAAACCTGTTTCAGCGGAAGACCACAATATTTACATTTACTATCCGACTTCGGCTGGCGGCGGATCCCAGCGTCTATTCCGCAAA ATTGGAAGTCGGAGTAGCGTCTACTCGCCCGAGTCAAAAGTGCGCAAGAATGGATCGTATATCTACGAAGATTTCATACCAACTGATGGTGCTGATGTCAAG gTTTATACCGTGGGCCCAGATTATGCCCACGCTGAAGCAAGGAAATCCCCAGCGCTAGACGGCAAGGTGGAACGAGATCACGAGGGGAAAGAAATTCGATATCCAGTTATTTTATCCAATCTCGAGAAATTGATTGCTCGTAAAGTTTGTCTAGCCTTCAATCAAACCGTCTGTGGCTTTGACCTCTTGAG GGCGAATGGCAGGTCGTTCGTTTGTGATGTCAATGGCTTtagttttgttaaaaattcgGCAAAATACTACGACGATTGCGCCAGGATTCTTGGAAATATGATTTTACGTCGTTTGGCGCCCACTTTACATATTCCCTGGGCTCTGCCTTTCCAGCTCGATGACCCACCGATAGTGCCTACGACATTTGGCAAGAT GATGGAATTGCGTTGTGTTGTGGCCGTCATTCGTCACGGAGATCGGACGCCGaagcagaaaatgaaaatggaagtTCGTCATCCCag ATTTTTTGCTCTATGGGCCTCCTACGAATCCGAGGTCAATGGACGccatttaaaacttaaaaaacctGCACAACTGCAGGAAGTACTCGACATAGCCCGCTTTCTCTTATCAGAAGTAGAAGCTGGTTCAGCTGATCGGGAACTAGAGGAAAAGCGCGGCAAATTAGAACAACTCAAAACTGTTCTAGAAAT GTATGGCCACTTTTCAGGTATTAACCGAAAAGTTCAACTCAAATATCAACCCCGTGGTAGACCCCAATCGGGCTGCAGTGAGGAAG acacacacaacgaaCCGTCTTTGCTACTAATATTGAAATGGGGCGGAGAACTTACTCCAGCCGGAAGAGTCCAGGCAGAAGAGCTTGGGCGTATTTTCCGTTGCATGTATCCAGGAGGTCAAG GCAATCAGGGATTGGGACTGCTTCGTTTGCACTCGACTTATCGCcatgatttaaaaatctatGCGTCAGATGAAGGCCGAGTACAAatgacagcagcagctttcGCAAAAGGTTTGCTAGCTCTTGAGGGGGAGCTAACTCCCATTTTGTTCCAAATGGTCAAATCGGCCAATACCAATGGATTACTAGATAATGACGGTGAAGCTTCTAGTCTGCAACATAT GGTGAAATCGCGTCTTCAAGAGCTACTGCAAATGGACCGTGAACTAACCGAAAATGAACATCGCGAGATTAATCCGTGCGGAGCGCGATCGATTGAAGCCGCTCTCCACGTCATCGGCAATCCCGTTCAGTGTTGCGTCAAAGTGTATGAACTAGTCTGCAAGTTAGTCGAAATTGTTCGGTCCAAACGCGATGATCCTAAAACAAAGA ATGGCATGTTGTACCACGGCGAAACATGGGAACTGATGGCCAGGCGTTGGGGTAAActagaaaaagattttaagcTGCGCGAAAATCCCTTCGAATTTGACATATCTAAAATTCCCGATATTTACGACTGTATCAAGTATGATATCCAGCATAATCAAGCGGCCCTGAA GTTCAATCACGCACAAGAACTGTACATGCTAGTTAAAGCTCTTGCTGACGTCGTGATACCGCAAGAATACGGCCTTTCAGATCAAGATAAATTGGCCATTGGGCAAGGAATATGCAATCCCTTAATGCGAAAAATACGTGCTGATTTGCAACGCAACATTGAAGAGGACTTGCCAATGTCGGACGAGTCTGTTAACCGCCTCGATCCCAG ATATTCGCATGGCGTTTCCAGCCCTGGCAGGCACGTTCGTACGAGGTTGTACTTCACCAGTGAGAGCCATTTGCACTCATTGTTGACCGTACTCCGTTTCGGTGGATTGGTAGAG GGAGGGGAAGGTGCCGATGAACAGTGGCGACGTGCTATGGAATACGTTAGTCAAATATCGGAACTCAACTACATGTCCCAAGTGGTTATAATGCTCTATGAAGACCAAACAAAGGATCCCACATCGGAGCAAAG ATTTCATGTTGAGCTACATTTTTCACCCGGTGTCAATTGTTGTGTGCAAAAGAATTTGCCTCCTGGGCCAGGATTCCGTACCCATCATCGAAACTCGAGC CCAACCGAAACATCGCCCAACAAAAGCTGCCCTACTTCAATTCCACCCGGATCATCGGTTTGCTCGCCTAATTGCACACGGATTGAAGAAGAGGATCTTGATATTGCAGACGTAGTGGATCATTCAGAACAGCCGAAACATTCCTTCCTTAATCTGTCTGTTCCGGTGCGTACTTCAAGGACTTCATCTGGATCTGAAAGTCCGTCGATAACACCTCCGAATACTTTGAAAATTCCGATTATTACATCGGAACCTATTCCGATAAG GAATTCGCCTGGAAGGAATCCATTGGATAGTCCTCATTTGAGTTTCCCGCCAACATCGAATTCATCGCCTTCACTGATGGATGTCCCCGGTGGTCTAATAATGAACAGTAGCAACAGTAGTTGTGCAAGCCAGCACACTCCACCACGCTCCTATCGAGTCAGCAAATCTCCCGATTTTGAACCGCAGGGTCCGAGAGCAAAAG CTCACACCATCAGTGGTGTTGGCGTTGCCGCGCCGACCAGGTCCCTAGATTTGGATGAAG ATTCCGATTCGATGCGACGCCATCGTCACTCGATTCCTGGCCATTTGAACGTCTTGATGACTCAACGCCAATCGGTAGTTGCCAAACGCAAACTTAGCCAACATCAGCACCAGCATCCGGCCCTATTCAGCACAGCTGTCATCAGCGGCAGTTCAAGCGCACCTGAATTAACAGCCATCTTGCCATCAACCGGAACGGCAATGGGCCTCGGTTTGGCCAATTTGGCAGCCATAGATCCTTGCGTTTCTGTGGGCGTACCTGCCATACGCCCTCTCGAGACACTTCACAACG GATTGTCTTTAAAACAGCTGGATCAGTTCCTTGAACAAATGACCACGTTACAGCCTCTCTGTAGTCCTTTACCAGGGGTGGTCACCAGTAATCCATTTAAAgacttgtaa